From Deinococcus aquaticus, one genomic window encodes:
- the dtd gene encoding D-aminoacyl-tRNA deacylase has translation MRATLQRVTRATCTVEGEVTGQTGPGLLVLLGVAPGDTEETARALAAKIAKLRIFNDENGKMNRSVLDIGGGVLSVSQFTLYADTRSGNRPSFTAAAPPEQARALYGTFNAALRGLGLPVGEGVFGAHMVLDLTNDGPVTLTLDL, from the coding sequence GTGCGCGCCACCCTGCAACGCGTGACCCGCGCCACCTGCACGGTCGAGGGCGAGGTCACGGGGCAGACCGGCCCGGGCCTGCTGGTCCTGCTGGGCGTCGCGCCCGGCGACACCGAAGAGACGGCCCGCGCCCTGGCCGCCAAGATCGCCAAACTGCGGATCTTCAACGACGAGAACGGCAAGATGAACCGCAGCGTGCTGGATATCGGCGGCGGCGTGCTGAGCGTCAGTCAGTTCACGCTGTACGCCGACACCCGCAGCGGCAATCGCCCCAGCTTCACGGCCGCCGCCCCGCCCGAACAGGCCCGCGCGCTATACGGCACCTTCAACGCCGCCCTGCGAGGGCTGGGTCTGCCGGTCGGTGAGGGCGTGTTCGGCGCGCACATGGTCCTTGACCTGACCAACGACGGCCCCGTCACCCTGACCCTCGACCTGTAG
- a CDS encoding uracil-DNA glycosylase: MTDAGPPHPLANPVSAAQRHAALLTLEGRNRACRACDLRPGCTQVVVAEGRADAPLLIVGEGPGGQEDLTGRPFVGRGGQLLDQILHAAGIDRADAYITNIVKCRPPGNRDPHPPETQTCTARWLEPQLTLLRPRVILAVGHTATSYLLSTRARITDLRGQWFPYRHADGQGGTYEAPLMPLLHPAYLLRHDTRAPGGPKSLTWRDIREAAAVLRGDHEPAAFAALAPADMQGQPGLF; encoded by the coding sequence GTGACCGACGCCGGGCCACCTCACCCCCTAGCCAACCCCGTCAGCGCCGCCCAGCGCCACGCGGCCCTGCTGACCCTGGAAGGCCGCAACCGCGCCTGCCGCGCCTGCGACCTGCGCCCCGGCTGCACGCAGGTCGTGGTGGCCGAGGGCCGGGCCGACGCGCCACTGCTGATCGTGGGTGAGGGCCCCGGCGGGCAGGAGGACCTGACGGGACGGCCTTTCGTGGGGCGCGGCGGGCAACTGCTCGATCAGATCCTGCACGCCGCCGGCATCGACCGGGCCGACGCGTACATCACGAACATCGTCAAGTGCCGCCCCCCCGGCAACCGCGACCCGCACCCGCCCGAAACGCAGACCTGCACGGCCCGCTGGCTGGAACCGCAACTGACCCTGCTGCGCCCCCGCGTGATCCTGGCCGTCGGGCACACCGCGACCTCGTACCTGCTGAGCACCCGCGCACGCATCACGGACCTGCGCGGCCAGTGGTTCCCCTACCGGCATGCCGACGGGCAGGGCGGCACGTACGAGGCCCCGCTGATGCCGCTGCTGCACCCCGCGTATCTGCTGCGGCACGACACGCGCGCGCCCGGCGGCCCGAAAAGCCTGACGTGGCGCGACATCCGCGAGGCGGCGGCCGTGCTGCGCGGCGACCACGAACCCGCCGCGTTCGCCGCGCTGGCCCCCGCCGACATGCAGGGGCAACCGGGGCTGTTCTGA
- a CDS encoding DUF1844 domain-containing protein codes for MSHPEFVGLVNSLQATAEAALGDLNAATASAARDGLLEERRARQTAERSLKLLTMLAEKTRGNLDFTEADLLTDAIGSVRERLNAAPQGGGAQN; via the coding sequence ATGTCTCACCCGGAATTCGTTGGACTCGTGAACTCATTGCAGGCGACCGCCGAGGCGGCCCTGGGCGACCTGAACGCCGCCACCGCCAGCGCCGCGCGCGACGGCCTGCTGGAGGAACGCCGTGCCCGCCAGACCGCCGAACGCAGCCTGAAACTGCTGACCATGCTGGCCGAGAAGACCCGCGGGAACCTCGACTTCACCGAGGCCGACCTGCTGACGGACGCCATCGGCAGCGTCCGCGAGCGCCTGAACGCCGCTCCGCAGGGCGGCGGGGCGCAGAACTGA
- a CDS encoding N-formylglutamate amidohydrolase, translating into MTSAPGHPTGDLPRTGELLIVTPHPSGQLPADVLRDMLGDDAFDTPRREAFLRRIFLDGDPYTDLLFSVPGARHAQAPWSRFAADLNRERGDLDDNGVLKVMGFDRAPLYPAGWTPGDATRERRLRRIWDPFDALVTAELQGVGLMIVGHSMAPTGPALGADTGVPRPAICLMPGTPGQPTFPHALWDALQRACQDAFAPIIAGSSDPRVTLGEPWATDTLSLTHSVRSGVPAFGIEFNAGLYLQGGQPIDPTIRALNAAFGVFAHAALNLLRR; encoded by the coding sequence ATGACCTCCGCGCCCGGCCACCCCACAGGCGATCTGCCCCGCACAGGCGAGCTGTTGATCGTGACGCCGCACCCCTCCGGGCAACTGCCGGCCGACGTGCTGCGCGATATGCTGGGCGACGACGCCTTCGACACGCCCCGCCGCGAGGCGTTCCTGCGCCGCATCTTCCTGGACGGCGACCCGTACACGGACCTGCTGTTCAGCGTGCCCGGCGCGCGCCACGCGCAGGCTCCCTGGAGCCGCTTCGCCGCCGACCTGAACCGCGAGCGCGGCGACCTCGACGACAACGGCGTCCTGAAAGTCATGGGGTTTGACCGCGCGCCCCTGTACCCGGCCGGGTGGACGCCCGGCGACGCCACGCGTGAAAGGCGGCTGCGGCGCATCTGGGACCCTTTCGATGCCCTCGTGACCGCCGAACTTCAGGGCGTGGGCCTGATGATCGTGGGGCACTCCATGGCCCCCACCGGCCCCGCCCTGGGCGCGGATACCGGCGTGCCCCGCCCCGCCATCTGCCTGATGCCCGGCACGCCCGGTCAGCCCACCTTCCCGCACGCCCTGTGGGACGCCCTGCAACGCGCCTGCCAGGACGCCTTCGCGCCCATCATCGCCGGCAGCTCCGACCCGCGCGTCACGCTGGGGGAACCCTGGGCGACTGACACCCTGAGCCTCACGCACAGCGTCCGTAGCGGCGTACCCGCCTTCGGGATCGAATTCAACGCCGGACTGTACCTGCAGGGCGGGCAGCCCATCGACCCGACCATCCGCGCCCTGAACGCCGCGTTTGGCGTGTTCGCGCACGCTGCACTGAACCTGCTGCGCCGCTGA
- a CDS encoding peptidoglycan DD-metalloendopeptidase family protein has protein sequence MNRRSLLLAALLLVGGAAAYTVKPGDTLYSISRANGTTPEALMKLNNLGSTTLEVGQELRLPGQAAAPARPAPARPAQTPPAATSKPGLPAPLPPEQLTPTAPTARIAGVNVTVPASLRMGEAFTVQLSGARAAQATVRFPSEIGEDVRQPNEILKPVGAAGEYSVPGRVVLGKTTPVVFEVSVGGELVRGRIPVVGLDQPIQHLNLPPQISGVLVDPGRKAEDALVEKAYARRTPQVWTRPFAPALSGVSPTSSSFGQPRTYTAGGPVAYHFGTDYPARAGTPVLAVNDGMVVIAGRYPVRGGLVVIDHGAGVTSLYFHQSRVTTKVGQKVTRGQKIGEVGSTGLSAGPHLHLEIRVRGEGTNPGGWMNRLWPR, from the coding sequence ATGAACCGCCGCTCCCTGCTGCTGGCCGCGCTGCTCCTGGTGGGCGGCGCGGCGGCCTACACCGTTAAACCCGGCGATACGCTGTACTCGATCTCCCGCGCCAACGGCACCACGCCCGAGGCGCTCATGAAACTGAACAACCTGGGGAGCACGACCCTGGAAGTCGGGCAGGAACTGCGCCTCCCCGGTCAGGCCGCCGCGCCCGCCCGGCCTGCACCCGCCCGCCCGGCGCAGACGCCGCCTGCCGCGACCAGCAAACCCGGCCTGCCTGCCCCGCTGCCGCCCGAGCAACTGACCCCCACCGCGCCGACCGCGCGCATCGCGGGCGTGAACGTCACGGTGCCCGCCAGTCTGCGCATGGGCGAGGCCTTTACCGTGCAGCTCAGCGGCGCGCGGGCCGCGCAGGCCACCGTGCGTTTCCCCAGCGAGATCGGAGAGGACGTCCGGCAACCCAATGAGATCCTGAAACCCGTCGGGGCGGCCGGGGAGTACTCCGTGCCGGGCCGCGTGGTGCTCGGCAAGACCACCCCGGTCGTGTTCGAGGTCAGCGTGGGCGGCGAACTCGTGCGCGGCCGCATTCCGGTCGTGGGCCTCGACCAGCCTATCCAACACCTGAACCTGCCTCCGCAGATCAGCGGCGTGCTGGTCGATCCGGGCCGGAAGGCCGAGGACGCCCTGGTCGAGAAGGCCTACGCCCGGCGCACCCCGCAGGTCTGGACGCGGCCCTTCGCTCCGGCCCTGAGCGGCGTGAGCCCCACCAGCAGTTCCTTCGGGCAGCCGCGCACGTACACGGCGGGCGGCCCCGTCGCTTACCACTTCGGCACCGACTACCCCGCCAGGGCCGGAACGCCCGTGCTGGCAGTGAACGACGGCATGGTCGTGATCGCCGGACGTTACCCGGTGCGCGGCGGGCTGGTCGTCATCGACCACGGGGCGGGCGTGACCAGCCTGTACTTCCATCAGAGCCGCGTGACCACGAAGGTCGGGCAGAAAGTCACGCGCGGCCAGAAGATCGGTGAGGTCGGCAGCACTGGCTTGAGCGCCGGGCCACACCTGCACCTCGAGATCCGCGTGCGCGGCGAGGGCACCAACCCGGGCGGCTGGATGAACCGCCTGTGGCCCCGCTGA
- a CDS encoding alpha/beta fold hydrolase has translation MKLNRTRPNLRAAPQDRARPRRSLRPLTTALLIGGLALGAAALAQTAPASPAPAQVQPAELNRPVNLRPALSGERRHLTIPNFGRVAYYADPRGEGRPLVLTSSVNAAASAYEMKPIWDAYVGTRPVYALEWPGFGSSDRPDVTYTKELMTAALNALITELNADVDVVGLSLGSEFVARAALLDRRVRSVALISPSGLGNPRGGTQEATADDGGQQLYDRLNTFSTPLYAVIRTRPSIQYFLSRSFRGPVDGGLIDYSLDTTRQPGAKYAPIYFISGRLFTPDAYADLYSRLNTPALVLYDQDGFVSFERLQAFTQQRGVQAVRIPGTDGLPHFEKMPEVRAALDAFWAALR, from the coding sequence ATGAAACTGAACCGGACCCGCCCGAACCTCCGCGCCGCGCCGCAGGACCGCGCCCGCCCGCGCCGCAGCCTGCGCCCCCTGACGACCGCGCTGCTGATCGGCGGGCTGGCCCTGGGAGCCGCCGCGCTGGCCCAGACGGCACCCGCCTCGCCCGCGCCTGCCCAGGTGCAACCGGCCGAACTGAACCGGCCCGTGAACCTGCGGCCCGCCCTGAGCGGCGAGCGGCGCCACCTGACCATCCCGAACTTCGGCCGGGTCGCGTACTACGCCGATCCGCGCGGCGAGGGCCGCCCGCTGGTCCTGACCAGCAGCGTGAACGCCGCCGCCAGCGCCTACGAGATGAAACCCATCTGGGACGCCTACGTGGGCACCCGCCCGGTGTACGCGCTGGAATGGCCCGGATTCGGCAGCAGCGACCGCCCGGACGTCACGTACACGAAAGAACTCATGACGGCCGCCCTGAACGCCCTGATCACCGAACTGAACGCCGACGTGGACGTGGTCGGCCTGAGCCTGGGCAGCGAGTTCGTGGCCCGCGCCGCGCTGCTCGACCGCCGGGTGCGTAGCGTCGCGCTGATCAGCCCCAGCGGCCTGGGCAACCCGCGCGGCGGCACCCAGGAAGCCACCGCCGATGACGGCGGCCAGCAACTCTACGACCGCCTGAACACCTTCAGCACCCCGCTGTACGCGGTCATCCGTACGCGCCCCAGCATCCAGTACTTCCTGAGCCGCTCGTTCCGGGGTCCCGTGGACGGCGGCCTGATCGACTACTCGCTGGACACCACCCGTCAGCCCGGCGCGAAGTACGCCCCGATCTACTTCATCAGCGGCCGCCTGTTCACGCCCGACGCGTACGCCGACCTGTACTCGCGCCTGAACACCCCGGCGCTGGTCCTGTACGACCAGGACGGCTTCGTGTCCTTCGAGCGCCTTCAGGCGTTCACGCAGCAGAGGGGCGTGCAGGCCGTCCGTATCCCTGGTACGGACGGCCTGCCGCACTTCGAGAAGATGCCCGAGGTCAGGGCTGCGCTGGACGCCTTCTGGGCCGCACTCCGCTGA
- a CDS encoding polyprenyl synthetase family protein yields the protein MRADLLSRVLSLLPERSDRPELTGYYGMLRDYPQRGGKGIRSELLLASARVHGAQQEAAPSQGTPWDAALWLAAGLEMFQNWVLIHDDIEDDSEERRGRPALHRLHGVPLAINAGDALHAYMWAAVHRAGVPGGMQAFLDMIHRTAEGQHLDLCWVEGRRWDLREEDYLEMVRLKTAYYTVVVPLQLGALAAGAEPHAGFHASGLALGAAFQIRDDVLNLNGDPVKYGKEIGGDLLEGKRTLIVLHWLAHAPHDQREVFLEQMRRDRPDKDPAVIAQIHGWLLESGSVAHAQAYADALAREGLTLLEDALTGVPDPAAAQELLGVIRELATREA from the coding sequence ATGCGTGCTGATCTGCTGTCCCGTGTGCTTTCGCTGCTGCCCGAACGGTCGGACCGTCCGGAACTGACCGGGTATTACGGCATGCTGCGCGATTACCCGCAGCGCGGCGGCAAGGGCATCCGCAGCGAACTGCTGCTCGCCAGCGCCCGCGTGCACGGCGCGCAGCAGGAAGCGGCACCCTCGCAGGGAACGCCGTGGGACGCGGCGCTGTGGCTGGCCGCCGGGCTGGAGATGTTCCAGAACTGGGTGCTGATCCACGACGACATCGAGGACGACAGCGAGGAACGCCGGGGCCGACCCGCCCTGCACCGCCTGCACGGCGTGCCGCTGGCCATCAACGCCGGAGACGCCCTGCACGCGTACATGTGGGCTGCCGTTCACCGCGCGGGCGTGCCGGGCGGCATGCAGGCCTTCCTGGACATGATTCACCGCACGGCGGAGGGGCAGCACCTGGACCTGTGCTGGGTGGAGGGCCGCCGCTGGGACCTGCGCGAGGAGGATTACCTCGAGATGGTGCGCCTGAAAACCGCGTACTACACGGTGGTCGTGCCGCTGCAACTGGGGGCGCTGGCGGCGGGAGCCGAGCCGCACGCCGGGTTTCATGCGTCGGGACTGGCGCTGGGCGCGGCCTTCCAGATCCGGGATGACGTGCTGAACCTGAACGGCGACCCCGTCAAGTACGGCAAGGAGATCGGCGGGGACCTGCTGGAAGGCAAACGCACGCTGATTGTGCTGCACTGGCTGGCGCACGCGCCGCACGATCAGCGTGAGGTGTTCCTGGAGCAGATGCGCCGCGACCGCCCCGACAAGGACCCGGCCGTGATCGCGCAGATTCACGGGTGGCTGCTGGAGAGCGGCAGCGTGGCCCACGCGCAGGCCTACGCGGACGCCCTGGCCCGCGAGGGCCTGACCCTGTTGGAAGACGCGCTGACCGGCGTGCCGGACCCGGCGGCGGCGCAGGAACTGCTGGGCGTCATCCGGGAACTGGCGACCAGAGAGGCCTGA
- a CDS encoding C40 family peptidase → MKLSHVLLTALAFSGAASAATYTVKPGDTLYSIARATGVEASTLMKLNKLNSTTINVGQKITTGGSSASASTSAPRATTAASPVPRGNGFVRSAATRYLGIRYVLGGSGNGGIDCSSYTMNVFRQMGVNLPRTAAAQWRTGSAVSRRDLRAGDLVFFNTMGRTASHVGIYMGDGMMANANSYHGRSMIEPLFSNSYWASRYDGARRVLN, encoded by the coding sequence ATGAAACTCTCCCACGTACTTTTAACCGCCCTCGCCTTCAGTGGCGCCGCCAGCGCAGCAACGTACACCGTCAAACCCGGTGACACGCTGTACTCGATCGCCCGCGCGACCGGCGTGGAAGCCAGCACCCTGATGAAGCTGAACAAACTGAACAGCACGACCATCAACGTGGGTCAGAAGATCACCACCGGAGGCAGCAGTGCCTCCGCTTCCACATCCGCGCCGCGCGCCACCACCGCCGCCTCGCCCGTCCCGCGCGGCAACGGCTTCGTGCGCTCGGCCGCCACCCGCTACCTGGGCATCCGCTACGTGCTGGGTGGCAGCGGCAACGGCGGCATCGACTGCAGCAGCTACACCATGAACGTGTTCCGCCAGATGGGCGTGAACCTGCCCCGCACCGCCGCCGCCCAGTGGCGCACCGGCTCCGCCGTGAGCCGCCGCGACCTGCGCGCCGGGGACCTGGTGTTCTTCAACACCATGGGCCGCACCGCCAGCCACGTCGGCATCTACATGGGCGACGGCATGATGGCCAACGCCAACAGCTACCACGGCCGCAGCATGATCGAGCCCCTGTTCAGCAACTCGTACTGGGCCAGCCGTTACGACGGTGCCCGCCGCGTCCTGAACTGA
- a CDS encoding tetratricopeptide repeat-containing diguanylate cyclase — protein sequence MTHPTPDAPCQPSSDHAVGLAWAARDDSPERASLLSSAELGGPCDAQAGVTSGYLLWRDGALPQAVERIGRSLMHLRQQPPSVWLGRGLNILAALQSQLNRPDLAVSLYEEQLTLARSIHDPELLATALHDLGVELRFSDPERARQHITDSITAFRALKYDFGVAVAHLNLAEAEQYSGHPHEALGHVQAALTYPLLRQHPLMTAELQATLFGVYHALGDPRAAGSAAELRALTTHPHPEVHLTAALALAAHAAPPEAAALLEAALQRARELGSHTLLPAVHEQLSAAHARQGHHDRALHHLHETLRLTRERHAAERHQSFQSFEVLQRIQALQEVAEQERTRNTELSAHLQELRALNSRIRELGRTDHLTQLFNREHLFNEGERLVLSATGRTPLAGAIIDIDHFKRINDTWGHQLGDAVLRQLADLIRAAAQPGDLPARYGGEEFVLLRPGATATQLAVTCRALNAHVQQHPWHTLTPDLRVTVSIGVADTTTPDLDTMLGTADRRLYSVKRSGRNAVQHLD from the coding sequence ATGACCCACCCGACCCCCGATGCCCCCTGCCAGCCGTCCAGCGATCACGCGGTCGGACTGGCCTGGGCGGCCCGCGACGATTCCCCGGAACGCGCGTCGCTGCTATCCAGTGCCGAACTGGGCGGCCCGTGCGACGCGCAGGCGGGCGTCACCTCCGGGTACCTGCTGTGGCGCGACGGGGCGCTCCCGCAGGCCGTGGAACGTATCGGCCGCAGCCTGATGCACCTGCGACAGCAGCCCCCCAGCGTGTGGCTCGGACGGGGCCTGAACATCCTGGCCGCCCTGCAGAGCCAGCTGAACCGCCCCGACCTGGCCGTCTCGCTGTACGAGGAGCAACTGACCCTGGCCCGCAGCATCCACGACCCGGAACTGCTCGCCACGGCCCTGCACGACCTGGGGGTCGAACTGCGCTTCAGCGACCCGGAACGCGCCCGGCAGCACATCACCGACTCCATCACCGCCTTCCGCGCCCTGAAGTACGACTTCGGCGTGGCCGTCGCCCACCTGAACCTCGCCGAGGCCGAGCAGTACAGCGGCCACCCGCACGAGGCGCTCGGGCACGTGCAGGCCGCCCTCACCTACCCCCTGCTACGCCAGCATCCCCTGATGACCGCCGAACTGCAGGCCACGCTGTTCGGCGTGTACCACGCGCTGGGCGACCCGCGTGCCGCTGGCAGCGCCGCCGAACTGCGCGCCCTGACCACCCACCCCCACCCGGAAGTGCACCTGACGGCCGCGCTGGCCCTGGCCGCCCACGCCGCCCCGCCGGAAGCGGCAGCCCTGCTGGAAGCCGCCCTCCAGCGCGCCCGGGAACTGGGCAGCCACACCCTGCTGCCCGCCGTGCACGAGCAGCTCAGCGCCGCGCACGCCCGGCAGGGCCACCACGACCGCGCCCTGCACCACCTGCACGAAACGCTGCGCCTGACCCGCGAACGCCACGCCGCCGAACGCCACCAGTCCTTCCAGAGTTTCGAGGTCCTGCAACGCATTCAGGCCCTTCAGGAAGTAGCCGAGCAGGAACGCACCCGCAACACCGAACTCAGCGCGCACCTTCAGGAACTCCGCGCCCTGAACAGCCGCATCCGCGAACTGGGCCGCACCGACCACCTGACCCAGCTGTTCAACCGCGAACACCTGTTCAACGAAGGCGAGCGGCTGGTCCTGAGCGCCACCGGACGCACCCCGCTGGCCGGCGCGATCATCGACATCGACCACTTCAAACGCATCAACGACACCTGGGGTCACCAGCTGGGAGACGCCGTGCTGCGCCAGCTGGCCGACCTGATCCGCGCCGCCGCGCAGCCCGGCGACCTTCCCGCCCGGTACGGCGGCGAGGAATTCGTCCTGCTGCGCCCCGGCGCGACCGCCACGCAACTGGCCGTCACCTGCCGCGCCCTGAACGCCCACGTTCAGCAGCACCCCTGGCACACCCTGACCCCGGACCTGCGGGTCACCGTCAGCATCGGCGTGGCCGACACCACCACCCCGGACCTGGACACCATGCTGGGCACCGCCGACCGCCGCCTGTACAGCGTGAAACGCAGCGGCCGCAACGCCGTGCAGCACCTCGACTGA